Proteins encoded within one genomic window of Lagenorhynchus albirostris chromosome 9, mLagAlb1.1, whole genome shotgun sequence:
- the THYN1 gene encoding thymocyte nuclear protein 1 isoform X2, whose translation MPRARKRPAGAARPDKKGPGGKRTKTEDPGEASAKVENSSLQETSASRDCGKNLSSYWLMKSEPESRLEKGVDVKFSIEDLRAQPKQTACWDGVRNYQARNFLRAMKLEEEAFFYHSNCREPGIAGLMKIVKEAYPDHTQFEKNNPHYDPSSKEDNPKWSMVDVQFVRMMKRFIPLAELKTHHQAHRATGGPLKNMALFTRQRLSVQPLTREEFDFILSLEEKEPS comes from the exons ATGCCGCGAGCCCGGAAGAGGCCGGCGGGGGCCGCGAGGCCAG ACAAGAAGGGGCCAGGCGGAAAACGTACCAAAACTGAGGACCCAGGGGAGGCATCAGCTAAGGTGGAGAACTCCAGCCTTCAGGAGACTTCAGCCTCTAGAGACTGTGGGAAGAACCTAAGCAGCTACTGGCTGATGAAGTCAGAGCCAGAAAGCCGACTGGAGAAAGGGGTAGATGTGAAG TTCAGCATTGAGGATCTCAGAGCACAGCCCAAGCAGACAGCATGCTGGGATGGTGTTCGCAACTACCAG GCCCGGAACTTCCTGAGAGCCATGAAGCTGGAGGAAGAAGCCTTCTTCTACCACAGCAACTGCAGAGAGCCAGGCATTGCGGGGCTTATGAAG ATTGTGAAGGAGGCATACCCAGACCACACACAGTTTGAGAAAAACAATCCCCATTATGATCCATCCAGCAAAGAAGACAACCCCAAATGGTCCATG GTGGACGTACAGTTTGTTCGGATGATGAAGCGTTTCATCCCACTGGCTGAGCTCAAAACCCACCACCAAGCGCACAGAGCCACTGGCGGTCCCTTAAAAAACATGGCTCTCTTCACCCGCCAGAGACTCTCAGTCCAGCCCCTGACCCGAG AggagtttgattttattttgagcCTGGAGGAAAAGGAACCGAGTTAA
- the THYN1 gene encoding thymocyte nuclear protein 1 isoform X3: MPRARKRPAGAARPDKKGPGGKRTKTEDPGEASAKVENSSLQETSASRDCGKNLSSYWLMKSEPESRLEKGVDVKFSIEDLRAQPKQTACWDGVRNYQIVKEAYPDHTQFEKNNPHYDPSSKEDNPKWSMVDVQFVRMMKRFIPLAELKTHHQAHRATGGPLKNMALFTRQRLSVQPLTREEFDFILSLEEKEPS, encoded by the exons ATGCCGCGAGCCCGGAAGAGGCCGGCGGGGGCCGCGAGGCCAG ACAAGAAGGGGCCAGGCGGAAAACGTACCAAAACTGAGGACCCAGGGGAGGCATCAGCTAAGGTGGAGAACTCCAGCCTTCAGGAGACTTCAGCCTCTAGAGACTGTGGGAAGAACCTAAGCAGCTACTGGCTGATGAAGTCAGAGCCAGAAAGCCGACTGGAGAAAGGGGTAGATGTGAAG TTCAGCATTGAGGATCTCAGAGCACAGCCCAAGCAGACAGCATGCTGGGATGGTGTTCGCAACTACCAG ATTGTGAAGGAGGCATACCCAGACCACACACAGTTTGAGAAAAACAATCCCCATTATGATCCATCCAGCAAAGAAGACAACCCCAAATGGTCCATG GTGGACGTACAGTTTGTTCGGATGATGAAGCGTTTCATCCCACTGGCTGAGCTCAAAACCCACCACCAAGCGCACAGAGCCACTGGCGGTCCCTTAAAAAACATGGCTCTCTTCACCCGCCAGAGACTCTCAGTCCAGCCCCTGACCCGAG AggagtttgattttattttgagcCTGGAGGAAAAGGAACCGAGTTAA
- the THYN1 gene encoding thymocyte nuclear protein 1 isoform X4 translates to MPRARKRPAGAARPDKKGPGGKRTKTEDPGEASAKVENSSLQETSASRDCGKNLSSYWLMKSEPESRLEKGVDVKFSIEDLRAQPKQTACWDGVRNYQARNFLRAMKLEEEAFFYHSNCREPGIAGLMKIVKEAYPDHTQFEKNNPHYDPSSKEDNPKWSMRSLILF, encoded by the exons ATGCCGCGAGCCCGGAAGAGGCCGGCGGGGGCCGCGAGGCCAG ACAAGAAGGGGCCAGGCGGAAAACGTACCAAAACTGAGGACCCAGGGGAGGCATCAGCTAAGGTGGAGAACTCCAGCCTTCAGGAGACTTCAGCCTCTAGAGACTGTGGGAAGAACCTAAGCAGCTACTGGCTGATGAAGTCAGAGCCAGAAAGCCGACTGGAGAAAGGGGTAGATGTGAAG TTCAGCATTGAGGATCTCAGAGCACAGCCCAAGCAGACAGCATGCTGGGATGGTGTTCGCAACTACCAG GCCCGGAACTTCCTGAGAGCCATGAAGCTGGAGGAAGAAGCCTTCTTCTACCACAGCAACTGCAGAGAGCCAGGCATTGCGGGGCTTATGAAG ATTGTGAAGGAGGCATACCCAGACCACACACAGTTTGAGAAAAACAATCCCCATTATGATCCATCCAGCAAAGAAGACAACCCCAAATGGTCCATG Aggagtttgattttattttga
- the THYN1 gene encoding thymocyte nuclear protein 1 isoform X1, translating into MPRARKRPAGAARPDKKGPGGKRTKTEDPGEASAKVENSSLQETSASRDCGKNLSSYWLMKSEPESRLEKGVDVKFSIEDLRAQPKQTACWDGVRNYQARNFLRAMKLEEEAFFYHSNCREPGIAGLMKIVKEAYPDHTQFEKNNPHYDPSSKEDNPKWSMVDVQFVRMMKRFIPLAELKTHHQAHRATGGPLKNMALFTRQRLSVQPLTRGKNGSRLLITCQSDREFTCTSW; encoded by the exons ATGCCGCGAGCCCGGAAGAGGCCGGCGGGGGCCGCGAGGCCAG ACAAGAAGGGGCCAGGCGGAAAACGTACCAAAACTGAGGACCCAGGGGAGGCATCAGCTAAGGTGGAGAACTCCAGCCTTCAGGAGACTTCAGCCTCTAGAGACTGTGGGAAGAACCTAAGCAGCTACTGGCTGATGAAGTCAGAGCCAGAAAGCCGACTGGAGAAAGGGGTAGATGTGAAG TTCAGCATTGAGGATCTCAGAGCACAGCCCAAGCAGACAGCATGCTGGGATGGTGTTCGCAACTACCAG GCCCGGAACTTCCTGAGAGCCATGAAGCTGGAGGAAGAAGCCTTCTTCTACCACAGCAACTGCAGAGAGCCAGGCATTGCGGGGCTTATGAAG ATTGTGAAGGAGGCATACCCAGACCACACACAGTTTGAGAAAAACAATCCCCATTATGATCCATCCAGCAAAGAAGACAACCCCAAATGGTCCATG GTGGACGTACAGTTTGTTCGGATGATGAAGCGTTTCATCCCACTGGCTGAGCTCAAAACCCACCACCAAGCGCACAGAGCCACTGGCGGTCCCTTAAAAAACATGGCTCTCTTCACCCGCCAGAGACTCTCAGTCCAGCCCCTGACCCGAGGTAAGAACGGCTCTCGCCTTTTGATCACATGCCAGAGTGACCGTGAATTCACATGTACTAGCTGGTGA